A genome region from Physeter macrocephalus isolate SW-GA chromosome 4, ASM283717v5, whole genome shotgun sequence includes the following:
- the DUSP23 gene encoding dual specificity protein phosphatase 23 isoform X2 → MGVQPPNFSWVLPGRLAGLALPRLPAHYQFLLDQGVRHLVSLTERRPPHSDSCPSLTLHRLRIPDFCSPGPEQIDRFLKIVDEANARGELTQVRTSLKEKNLQFQAFRLKQRSEGFPGDAVVESLPADKGDTGSCPGPGRSPMPRSG, encoded by the exons ATGGGGGTGCAGCCCCCTAACTTCTCGTGGGTGCTCCCCGGCCGGCTGGCGGGGCTGGCCCTGCCCCGGCTCCCCGCCCACTACCAGTTCCTGCTGGACCAGGGTGTGCGGCACCTGGTGTCACTGACGGAGCGCCGGCCCCCGCACAGCGACAGCTGCCCCAGCCTCACCCTGCACCGACTGCGCATCCCAGACTTCTGCTCGCCGGGCCCAGAGCAGATCGACCGCTTCTTGAAGATTGTCGACGAGGCCAACGCCCGGGGAGAG CTTACCCAGGTGAGGACATCTCtcaaagagaagaacctacagtTCCAAGCGTTCAGGCTAAAACAGaggagtgagggcttccctggtgacgcagtggttgagagtctgcctgctgataaaggggacacgggttcgtgccccggtccgggaagatcccccatgccgcggagcggctag
- the DUSP23 gene encoding dual specificity protein phosphatase 23 isoform X4: MGVQPPNFSWVLPGRLAGLALPRLPAHYQFLLDQGVRHLVSLTERRPPHSDSCPSLTLHRLRIPDFCSPGPEQIDRFLKIVDEANARGEERGLAAGDAIAEIRRLRPGSIETYEQEKAVFQFYQRRK, translated from the exons ATGGGGGTGCAGCCCCCTAACTTCTCGTGGGTGCTCCCCGGCCGGCTGGCGGGGCTGGCCCTGCCCCGGCTCCCCGCCCACTACCAGTTCCTGCTGGACCAGGGTGTGCGGCACCTGGTGTCACTGACGGAGCGCCGGCCCCCGCACAGCGACAGCTGCCCCAGCCTCACCCTGCACCGACTGCGCATCCCAGACTTCTGCTCGCCGGGCCCAGAGCAGATCGACCGCTTCTTGAAGATTGTCGACGAGGCCAACGCCCGGGGAGAG GAGCGGGGCCTGGCTGCAGGGGACGCCATCGCTGAGATCCGGCGCCTTCGACCCGGCTCCATCGAGACCTATGAGCAAGAGAAGGCGGTCTTCCAGTTCTACCAGCGAAGGAAATAA
- the DUSP23 gene encoding dual specificity protein phosphatase 23 isoform X1, translated as MGVQPPNFSWVLPGRLAGLALPRLPAHYQFLLDQGVRHLVSLTERRPPHSDSCPSLTLHRLRIPDFCSPGPEQIDRFLKIVDEANARGEAVGVHCALGFGRTGTMLACYLVKERGLAAGDAIAEIRRLRPGSIETYEQEKAVFQFYQRRK; from the exons ATGGGGGTGCAGCCCCCTAACTTCTCGTGGGTGCTCCCCGGCCGGCTGGCGGGGCTGGCCCTGCCCCGGCTCCCCGCCCACTACCAGTTCCTGCTGGACCAGGGTGTGCGGCACCTGGTGTCACTGACGGAGCGCCGGCCCCCGCACAGCGACAGCTGCCCCAGCCTCACCCTGCACCGACTGCGCATCCCAGACTTCTGCTCGCCGGGCCCAGAGCAGATCGACCGCTTCTTGAAGATTGTCGACGAGGCCAACGCCCGGGGAGAG GCGGTGGGAGTGCACTGTGCCCTGGGCTTTGGCCGCACGGGTACCATGCTGGCTTGTTACCTGGTGAAGGAGCGGGGCCTGGCTGCAGGGGACGCCATCGCTGAGATCCGGCGCCTTCGACCCGGCTCCATCGAGACCTATGAGCAAGAGAAGGCGGTCTTCCAGTTCTACCAGCGAAGGAAATAA